The window CATAAAGGGGAGCTGCATCAACGGTAGCAGCACGGGACCGGCCAGCCGCAACAGACTTCCGAATTGAGGTAGTATCAGGGTAAGAAAAAACAGCATCATGGCTAGATGCCCAAGAACCAGAAGCAGTAGAAAGGTTTTGCCGAACAGGGCGGTTCCCCGTCGCAAAATCGCTTTGGGCGTGGGGTTGCCGTAGAGCGTTTCATAGGTCAGGGCGGCGCACAAACCGAGTATGGCCGTCAGAATAAAATGGTTTGCGGCCCCGGGGAACACCGGCAAGAGCGCTTCTTCCGGACGCATGGTGCTGAGTATGGCCAGCCCCAGCAGCGCAGCCAAGTATCGGCTTGCGTCATACTGAAGCAGCGCTTTTGTGACCAGGGCGTACTGTTTGGCGATGCTCACAGATTTCTTCCTTTATCCTGAAATTACACAGAAAAAGAAAAATAAATAAAAACATGCCGAATTACAAGTGAATTCGGCATGTTTGGGTGGCGCTCAGGCAAATGCAGGTGCTCAGTAGTCGATGCTGAACCGCCTCATTTTGGCGTACAGCGTGTTTCTACCAATGCCCAGGGCTTTTGCCGTGCGGCTCACGTTGCCGTTATGGTGCTGGAGCGCTTCCCGAATGGTCTCGGCTTCCACATTGTCCAGCCGGAATCCCCCCTGCTCCGTATGCGGCGTCATGTCGCTCTCTTTGGTCCGCGGCGTATCCCGGAGCTGCCGGGGCAGGTGTTCTATTCGGATATAGCCTTCAGGAGCATTGTTCACCGCAGATTCCATGCAGTTGATGAGTTCCCGGACATTGCCCGGCCAGTCGTGCCGGGACAGGACATCGAGAACCTCTGGTGCGATTCCGGCATAAGGCAGTTCAAAATCCGAGCAAAGCCGCCGGGCGTGGTGTTGAGCCAGGAGGGGTACATCGTCGGTCCGTTCCCGAAGGGCCGGAATGTGGATGCCCACCACGTTGATACGGTAGTAGAGGTCTTCACGAAACGCCCCGTCCGCCACGTGCTGGGCCAAGTCACGGTTGGTGGCGGCGATGACTTTCACGTCCACAGGCCGGCTCGTGGATCCACCCACCCGGACGATGCGGCGTTCCTCCAAGGCCCGCAATAAATTGACCTGCATGTTCAGGGGCATTTCCGAAATTTCGTCCAGGAAGAGCACCCCGTGGTTGGCTTGTTCAAATTTCCCGATGCGGCCTTTTTTGTCCGCCCCGGTGAAAGCGCCGCCGCAATAGCCGAATAATTCACTCTGGACCAGTTCTTCGGAAAGCGCGCCGCAGTTCACGGCCACGAACGGACCGTCCGCCTTGGGACCAGCTTGATGGATTCCTCGGGCGAACAGTTCCTTGCCGGTGCCGGATTCTCCGGTAAGCAGAACAGTGGATGGCGTGCGCGCTGCGTTGGCCGCCCTTTGGATGGTTTCACGCATGGCGTTGCTGCGGTGCAGAATGGCGGCGAATCCCTTGGGCGGTTCGGACAGATTATCCAGCGCAGCCGGGGTGGTCCAGCTGCGGCATTGCTGACGCTCTGTGAGAGTGATCACCGTATCGCACCATTGTCCGTCAATGGAGAATACCGGGGCGGCGCGGGCCGTGACGTTGGGATTGGTCAGGCAGCGGAGTTCCACTGGTTCGGCCCGGGGAGAGTCGTGTTTTTGCCGGGCAAGAAAAGATTCAAAATCCAAAAAGTTGGAAGCGAAGCGTCCGCGTAGGGATTGTCCCGATTGACCGAGCAGGGCTTCTGCGGCGCCGTTGGCGCTGTTGATGCGGCCATCCACCCCTACGGAAAGCACGCCTGTGAGTACGGAGTTGAAGGCGGCCGACATCAGGGAGCAGAATTTTCCCTCCATTTCGACCATATGCATGTGGAAGAGCCGTTTTTCAAGTTCCCGCACCGCATTGAGGACCAGGTCAAAGGACATGGAGTGATCCGCATCCGGAGGACCGGAGATGTCGAAGCAGCCCCAAAGTTCTCCGCGGGCGTCAAAGATGGGGCATGCCGTGCAGTTCCATGCATGGTGGCTTTCGCAGAAGTGTTCCTGCCCGAAGACCTGCATGGGGCGTCCTGTGGCCAGGGCCGTACCGATGGCGTTGGTACCCACGCTTTTTTCGGCCCAATTGGCTCCCGGACCAAAGTTGAGTTTGTCGGCTTGTTTGAGAATTTCCAGTTCCCCGCAGGTACGTGCCACCCGTCCCTTGGCATCCGTGATGGTCAGAAGCAGGCCTTTGCCTTTGAGTGCGGCATAGGTGCGTTGTTCCACGTCTGAAGCTATTTCACGCAACAGGTTGGTGAACGGCTCAATCTGATTCATCGGAGTGAAGTTCCAGCAACTCCTGGGAGCAGGATCCACGTTGAGTTGCCGGCAGCGCTCCCAGGATTCCAGGAGTAACGGATCGGGATTTCGACCCCGGACGCGTCCCTCCTCAACAAAGGATTTCCATTGATTGTAGGCCACGCGGGGACTTGCCACGCGTCGTGCCGTCAGGGGGCGTAGTTCCGGTGAAACAACGGCCATGTCCGTCGTATCCTGGCGTACGCCGAATCCTTCTCCATCCCGATAGAGCGTGTACATGATTCCTCCCGAAAGGACTGTTCCGGTTGTCAGTGGGGGATCGCACGTTGGATGTTTTATTCGTTTCCTTCGGCTCTTGCTTCGTTACTTTGTTGATTTCGTCAAGTGTTCCAAACTGGAACATGATGTAAAAGTATTCTTGTATTCCGATATGTTAATCGGCGATTCATCGCTTTCGAAGCCTTGGCGTAGCCAGAGGCTAGCACAATTTGTTCGGGAACCGAACAGGCCTTGAGCAGTGTGGCTCAGGCCAAATTGTTTATTGTTCATTGAATTTATTGATATAAATTGTATGGCACCGTTGTTGCTCTTCTTGTGACGATACGCGCAAACACAGGAGGACCAATAATGGCAACTGAAGTGATCATGCCCAAATGGGGTCTGACCATGAAGGAAGGAAAGCTCGCCCGCTGGCTGAAAAGCGAGGGGGAGAGCGTCCAGGCGGGGGAACCGCTGTTTGAGGTGGAAACCGATAAAATTACCAACTCCGTAGAGGCTCCGACTGACGGCGTGCTGGCCCGGATCGTGGTGCCGGCCGGTGAAACCGCCGAGGTGCAGGCCGTGCTCGGCATTATTGCGGCTCCTGGCGAAGAGGTGGGACCGGTTTCGGGCAAAGCCCCCAAGCAGGAGACTCCGGATTCCGCTGCCTCGGCTCCCCAGGCTTCGGCCTCGGAGGCGGACAGTGGCCAGGAGGAAGAATTCGTACCGGCCATGCCAGCGGCCCGGCGTTTGGCCAAGGAACTCGGTGTGCGACTGTCCGCGGTGACCGGAAGCGGTCCCAAGGGCCGGATTACAGTCAAGGACGTAAAGGCCTTTGCCGAGTCCGGCGGAGGCATCAATGCTTCTCCCCAGGCCATTGCGTTCGCGAAAAAGAAAGGCGTTGACCTGGCGGACGTGCAGGGTTCCGGCGAGGGTGGTAAAATTACCAAGGCCGATATCCTGCGGGCCATGAATCCGAATTATGCCGCCGGGCAGCAGCCACAGGCCGCCGCACCGCAGCCCGCTTCCCAGAGCGAGGCGCCTGCTTCCGCTCCGGCAGCGCCGATTGCCGCCTCCGGTGAGGACACCATTGTTCCCATGGAAGGCATGCGCAAGATCATTGCGGATAACATGCATGCCAGTCTGACCAACGCGGCCCAACTCACCGTGTTCGTGGAAGCGGACGTGACCGAGATGGTGGCGTTGCGCAAAACATTACTCGAACGCAACAAGCGCAATCCAGACTACCGGCTTTCCTACAACGACATCATTGCATGCGCCGTATGCCGCGCCCTGAAGCGTCATCCCGTCATGAACGCCACCTTGCAGGATGACGGCATTCATCAGCATGCCCATGTGAATCTGGGCATTGCCGTGGCCCTGCCCGAGGGACTGATCGTACCCAACGTGAAGCAGGCCGATACGTACGGGTTGGAGGAGTTGGCCGTGCGCGTGCGCGACGTGGCCGGACGTGCCCGCAAGGGCGGTCTGGATATGGATGAGATTTCGGGCGGCACCTTCACCATCAGCAACGTAAGCATGCTCGGTATGGACGGGTTCACCCCGATTTTGAATCCCCCCGAGACCGGCATTCTCGGCGTTGGCCGTGTGGTGGAAAAACCTGCGGTCAAAAATGGGGAAATCTGCATTCGCAGTATGATGACCCTCTCTCTGACCTTCAACCACATGGTTACGGACGGTGCGCCCGCCATGACCTTCCTGCGGGAGCTGGCGGACATGCTGGAGCAACCCGGCCTGATGATGGCCTAACGTCCGGGGTTCCCACATGGGAAACAGCATGCCCGGCAAATACTGATGTCCAAGGAGCCGCACATGGCGATGAAGCGTTTTGCCATTGAAATGGGATACGGCGCGGACCTGCACGGTGAAAATATGACCAAGGCCGCATTGCGGGCTGTACGGGATTCCGTGTCTCGCGTCTGTCTTTGTGGATTGTTGGAGATCCTGGGCCGCGACCGTTTTCAGGGAGTTCATGTGCATGCCCGGGTGGCGGTGCCAGAGCCGGACACCGTGGACCGCGAGGCGCTTCTAGCGGCGATCCCCATCGGCGAGCGCTCCTTGACCCTGGAGCAGGGCGGCATGTTGGCGGACGGGCTGGAGGTTCCGAGCTTTGGGACCGGCGTCAGCCGTATCGTCATGGCCTGTGCCGCACTGACCGTGTCGGTGGATATGGATGAGGCGGAGGTGACCGCGTGCAACGTGGCCGCTGCCGGAACAATGTCCTGCGGATGCTCCGCGGGAGACGAATAACGGAGGAGTTAGGAATGAGTCCCGACAAGAAACAGATGGTGTCGATGTACGAGACCATGAACAGGATCCGCCTGTTCGAGACCAAGCTGCAGGAGTTCTTCGCAGCCGGTCAGATTCCCGGGTTCGTACACCTGTACCTCGGGGAAGAGGCCGTGGCCACCGGAGCCTGCGCCGGTCTGACCAACAATGACAAAATTACCAGCACCCATCGTGGTCACGGTCACCTGTTGGCCAAGGGCGGCGACCTCAAGCTGATGATGGCGGAGATCTTCGGTCGAAAGGACGGCTATTGCAAAGGGAAGGGCGGTTCCATGCATATCGCCGACTTTGATCTGGGTATCCTGGGGGCCAACGGTATCGTCGGCGGCGGCGGGCCGTTGGCTCTGGGCGCGGCCCTGGCCAACAAGTATGAAAAAACCGACGACGTGGTCATCTGCTTCTTCGGAGACGGCGCTTCCAACCAGGGCACCACGCAGGAGTCCTTGAACATGGCCAGCGCCTGGAAACTTCCTCTCGTATTTGTGAACGAAAACAACGGGTACGGCATCTCCTGCCCGCAGTGCAAGTCCATGGCCGTGACCGACATTGCGGACCGCGCCGCCGCCTATGACATGCCTGGTGTTGTGGTGGATGGCAACGATGTCCTGGCCGTGCACGAGGCCGTGAGCGAGGCCGTAAAACGCGCGCGCAACGGCGAAGGCCCGTCCTTGGTGGAATGCAAGACGTACCGCTGGCGTGGCCACTTTGAGGGGGATGCCTGCACCTATCGTTGCGACGAGGAACTCAAGGAGTGGATGGCCAAAGATCCCATTCCCCGCTTTGAGGAGAAGCTCGTGGAGAGCGGCGTATTGAAGAAAAAGGATCTCAAGGAAATCAAGGCGCGCATTGAAAAAGAAGTGGAAGAAGCCGTGGCTTTTGCCGAGCAGAGCCCTCTGCCCGATCCATCGGTATTGATGGACGACGTCTACGCCTAACCGCGCCGCACGACATCGACCTACCGCAACGATACAACGCAACGGAGATACGATATGTCCAAGAAAACCTATCTGCAGGCGCTGAATGAGGCGCTCAGGCAGGAAATGGAACGGGACGAGAAGGTATTCATCATTGGTGAGGACGTGGGACAGTTCGGCGGCTGCTTCGGCGTGACCCAGGGGCTGTACGATTCGTTTGGTGAAGGCCGCGTCATGGATACGCCCATTACGGAAAGCGCCATTGTCGGCACGGCGGCTGGTGCCGCTGCCAGCGGTCTGCGTCCGGTTGCCGAGCTGATGTTCGTCGACTTCATCGGCGTGTCCCTGGATCAGCTTTTCAACCAGGCCGCCAAAATGCGGTTCATGTTCGGCGGCAAAGCCACGGTACCCATGACTCTGCGCATGCCCCAGGGGGCTGGCATCGGGGCTGCGGCCCAGCATTCCCAGTCTCTGGAAGCCTGGTTCATGCATATGCCCGGCCTGAAGGTTGCCATTCCCTCGACCCCGTACGACGCCAAGGGAATGCTCATCAGCGCCATTCGTGACGACAACCCCGTGGTCTTCCTGGAGCACAAGCTGCTGTACGGCGTGGACGGTGACGTACCCGACGAAAGCTACACCGTGGATTTGGGCAAGGCGGACATCAAGCGCGAAGGCACGGATGTGACCATCGTGGCCACCTCGCTGATGGTCCACACGGCGCTTGCCGCTGCGGAAAAACTCCAGGCCGAAGGCATCAGCGCCGAAGTCGTGGACCCGCGTTGTCTCCAGCCATTGGACAAGGAGACCATTCTCGGCTCCGTGAAAAAGACCAATGCCCTGGTGGTAGCCCATGAGGCCGTGGGCTTTGCCGGTCCTGGCGCGGAAATCGCCGCCATTGTGGCCGAAGAGGCGCTGGATTATCTGGACGCTCCGATCAAGCGCGTGGCCGCCCCCTTCTGCCCGGTGCCGTTCTCCCCGCCGTTGGAACAGGCCTACATCCCTGGTGAGGATGAGATCGTGGCCGCTGTCAAGGCGCTTCGCTGATCACAATAAGGGAAGGGGCGGTCCTGAGGGCCGTCCCTTTTTGTCTGTAAACCGCGAGCCAAGGGAGTCCAGGTGAGTACGGCGGCGATTTTGGCGAATCCGGCTTCGGGAAAGGATATCCGGCGGTTGGTGGCGCATGGCAGCGTCTTTGATAATCAGGAAAAAGTGCGCATTGTCCGCCGGTTGATTCTCGGTCTGGAACAGGCCGGAGTGGATCGGATTCTCTACATGCCGGACGGATACGGCATCGTACCCCGTGCCTTGAACGCCATTTCTCCTTCCATCCCGGTGCTTCCGGTGGAAATGCCCATGCGCAACACGCAACAGGACACGGTGGTGGCGGCAGGCATTATGGAAACATTGGGTGTGGATGTCATGGTGGTACTCGGAGGGGACGGCACAAGCCGAGCCGTGTGCAAGGGGACCACCAGGGTTCCGCTCATGCCCCTTTCCACCGGCACCAACAATGTGTTTCCGTTTATGGTCGAAGCGACGGTGGCGGGGTTGGCAGCGGGCCTGGTGGCCTCGGGGCGGCTCCCGCGGGAAATGGCCTGCCGCCAATCCTGCATCTTCGATATTCTGTTGGACGGGGAGCCTGTTGACGTGGCGCTGGTTGACGCGGCCGTGTACAGCGACGTGTTCATGGCCTCCCGGGCGGTTTGGGATATGGAAAAAGTGCCGCAGCTTTTTTTGACGCGTTGTCGCGCTGACGCCATCGGTCTTTCCGCCGTGGGGGGCGCGCTTCGACACATTGAACCCGACACGCCGCATGGATTGGCACTGGATCTATCCCAAGATGCTTCCATGCGGGTGCATGCCACCATCGCTCCGGGCATGTTGGCGGATGTGGGCGTGAGCATGGTGCGGGACATGCACCCCGGTGATGTTTTTCCCGTGGATCTAAGCCCCTGCATTATTGCCGTGGACGGGGAGCGGGAGGTGGAAGTTCATCGGGGTCAGAGGGCTTCGGTGCGCCTGCGCACGGACGGTCCCTGGGTGGTCAGCGTTTCCCAGGCCATGGAATTGGCCCGGGAATACGGTGTTTTTGTTGAGAATGCCAAGAACTAACAGGAGAAGCCTCATGAGCGAACCATTGAAGGCCGCATTTATTTTTATTGCCCCGGAGGGCGATCCGGCAGAACATCGGCAATGGGTGAAAACAAAGCAAATACATCTGCTTGCCGTCGCGGTCTCCGACTATGCCCAGGCCGAGGGAGTGGCGCGGCAGTTGGTTGAAGACGAAGGCATTGGTGCCATTGAACTTTGTGGAGGTTTCGGCAGTGCCGGGACAGCCCGGGTGGCCGCCAGTGTGGATGTTCCCGTGGGCGTGGTCCGTTTCGATCAACACCCCGGACTGGGGAACGTCAGTGGGGACACGCTTTTTTCTTGATCCATCGTTCCGCATGTCCTCCCCTCTCGGATACGGGGAGCGCGCCTGGATCGGACCCGGGAGCGTTCCCCTCTTTTTGTATTGAACAAAAAAGGAAGCGGCGTTGGGGAATAGAGCGGCTCCCGTCCTGAATGAGGGGAAACGGGAGCCTTGGCAGGAAAGCGGGAAAGGTGGGAAAGGCGGGAAAGGGATTAAGGGATTACCCACCTGCCAGAACGTGCCGGTCGGTGACGAAACAGGTAAATACGCCTTCAAATACGGTATCGCCGTTGCGCAACACGCTGACGTTGACGATGTGCTTGCGGCCGTTGAACGGATCGCTCTGGGCATGGGCTTCCACGGTCTCACCGGCGCGTACCGGACGCAGGAAGCGGCTTTCCGCGCTACCCAGCACTACGTTCGGGTGGTTGACGGCCAGCATGGCCGCGTAATCCGCCAGACCGAAGATAAAACCTCCATGCACAAGTCCGGTTTCATCGGCGGCCATATTCATGCGTGTGTTCAGGCGGACAATGCTCCGACCCTCCTCAAGCTCCACCGGCGTGCCGCAAAGGGTCTGGTCAATGGTCGTGTGGGTAGTAATGTCCATGGTCTTGTTCCTTGATTCAAAGGTGTCGATGGAGAGGAGGAACCGGCCGCGTCGACCGGTCCCCCCCCGAGTCGGTAAAGCGTTCGGCTAATCGAAAAGATCCTCTACTTCCTCGAACACGTACTTCATATACATCAGCTTGGGTGAACCGCCCATGGAGATGGCAAGCATGGCGGCCTGCAGGATTTCCTCCTTGGTGGCACCGAGGCTCGCCGCGCCCTGCACATGCAGGGAGATGCACATTTCACATTGCGACATGAGTGAGCAGGCCACGTGAATGAGTTCCTGCATTTTATGGTCAATAGGACCAAATTGGCTGATTTGTTTCGTGAAGTTGAGGTAGTTGGGGAACACCTCACCAGCCTGTTGCTGCATCTTGGCAAGGGTCATGGAGGCGTTTTCAGCTGCGTTCATTGTCCTGTTCTCCTGAGGTTGAGGTTGATCCACGTCAGGAGTCTCCAAAGCAAAGCTCGTGCCTTATGTGTAATAGTTTGAAATTAATACTTTTTTTGTTGATAACTGCCCATGAGACCGCTTTCTCCCGTGTCCCGGTAGGGAACATTGATCGAAAACGGAACACCGCTCCCTTGGATGTGTTCCGGACTGGTGCGGGGAAGCTCAGAACAGGCAGTTCAACAGCTCTTCCGGTTGTACGTCCCGCAAGTAATCCGCGAGAGGAACAGATGCAATCAGCTTTCGCAGGGCGGTGCGTTCATGCCGACAACCTTGGAGCCGCTTCTCCAGCTCCCCCACGTTCCGGCTGCCGAAATAATCGCCAAAGAGTCTGATTTGTTCAATGCGCCCTTGTTTTACGTCCAGGTGTACTTCCAGCAGTCCGCCGGTGGTCCTGGTTTTTCGGACCATGCCGTACTGTGGGGAATAGCCGAAATTCCAATCCCAGGTGCGGTATTTTACATCCGCCAGAGAATCTACGGCCAGTTTTTCCATTTCGGAAAGCTCCAGCCCTCCCTGAGCCGTACCGGAGGAAATATGCCCCATCAACCGGTCCAAAAACTGGGCCACGTCCATTGGTTCCGGGAGATGGCTTGAAATGTTGGTCACACGCTTTTGCACGCTCTTGACGGCTTTGTCGCGATATTTTTCCGGGTCTACGCGTAGCGCGCCGGAAAGGTCGGTGATTTCCGCGGAGAAAAGCAGTGTGCCGTGGTGCAAAACTCGATTCTTATGGATATGCTGGGCATTGCCGGAAAATTTTTGACCGTTGATGACTAGGTCGTTGCGTCCGTCAAAATCGCAAGGCACGCCCATGCCGCGGAGCGCATCCAGTATGGGTTCGGTGAAACGGCGAAAATCCAGGCCGCTGCCTGAGTGCTTCAGGTCGATGAACGTAAAGTTGATGTTGCCCAGGTCGTGAAAAACAGCCCCGCCACCGCTGAGACGTCGGATTACGGGGATATCGCGGGTGCGCACGAATTCCTCGTCGATCTGAGAGAGGGTGTTTTGGTTCCGGCCAACGATAACGGCCGGGGCATTGCGCCAGAGCATGAACACGTCATCCGGCGAGTTTTTGAGCAGCCATTCCTCGCAGGCGAGGTTGAAGGCCGGATCCGTGTTGGTGTTATGAATAAAGCGCATGATACCTCCTTGGCAATGTCCTTGGTATGTGACGGTCCTGATGCAAAACCCGAACCGGCTTCACATTGCGGCCGTCCGGCCGGGGACGATGCGGAATGTGTGGGCGCATACCCTGGTTCGGTGGCGAAGGCAATCCCATCGGTTCAGGGATGGAGGCGGAGTCAAAAAAAAGGACCGGGAAAAGTTCCCGGTCCATGACGTCGTATTGGAAGGTCAGGCGTTGATGGCGGCCCGGAAGATGCCAGCCACGTCATCATGGGACATTTTGGCCGGAGTGACCGGGAAGAGCTTGCCCATGTTTTCGAAGGCGTTTTGGGCCAGGGCATCGGCTTGGTCTTCGGAAAAGCCGTAGTCCGTGAGTTTTTCGTCTGCCAGTCCTACGCTCTGGATCAGTTCCACAAGCTGCGCCAGGAATAATGCTGGACCGTCCGCCTCAGGCCGTTGCTGGGCTTCTTCATCCCCGAGGGCCAGTGCCAGGTCCGAAAAACGTTGCGGCGCCATCTCGCCCAGCCGTTTAAAGTAATGCGGCGCGAGCAGTACAAGCCCGGCGCCGTGGGGCAGATCCGGGTTAAAACCGCTTAGGGCATGTTCCAACGAGTGGTGCGAGATGCAGCCGCCGATGGTTTCGCAGATGCCTGCCGCGGTGCTCGCCCATGCCAGTGCTGTGCGCGCTTCCATGTTGGCGCCGTCGGCCACGGCGTCAGGCAGGTACAGGCCGATGAGGTTCACGGCCTCCATGGCCAGCATGTCGTTCATAGGGGAACGTCGGGTATTTAGATAGGACTCCACGGCGTGGAAGAACGCATCCATGCCCGTATACGCGGTTTGGCGCGGGGAAAGGGAGACCATGAGTTCCGGATCCACGATGGACAAGGCCGGAAAGGTCTGGTCCGTGCCAAAGCCGATTTTTTCCTGGGAACCGGTTTTGGTGATCACGGTCCAGGGATCGGCCTCGGTGCCGGTTCCAGCGGTGGTGGGAATGGCCACCAGGGGCAGGCCGGGGTGTTCCGTTTCCATTTTGCCGCCGCTGCCGCCCTGCATGTAGTCCCAATAGGAGCCTGGATTGGTGGCGAGCAGGGCCACGGCCTTGGCCGTGTCAATGGTGCTGCCTCCGCCCAGGCCAACGAGAAAGTCGACGCCGAGTTCCCGGCAGGTTTGAGCGGCTTCTTCCACTTGGGCTGATTCCGGGTTGGGCCGGACTTTGTCGTACACCACGCTCCGAACGCCTTGTTCCGCCAGCAGGCCTTGCACGCGAGCCAGGTAGCCGTTTTGCACCATGGCACCGGATGCACCGATGAAGATCATGGCCTTTTCCCCTTTGGGCAGGTGCGCGGTGTCGCCCAGTTGCGCGAGGCTACCAGGACCGAAGATGAGCCGTGTGGGCATGAAGAATTGGAAGTTGAGCATGCGGTCTCCTTGTAGCTTGTCGGATTGTTGAAACGCGGCGGGCTATGCACCGTTAGGAGGCATGTCGGACCTCGCGTACTGTGGCGAGGCCTTGATTGTGTTTTCTCCCAACGTGTTGCGTCTCATGTCTTTGAATAGCCCGATACCTTCAACGAATTATTTGCACGATGTGTCATTCGTCTGCGGATTCGTTTTGAGCTTGTTTCAAGGCTGCGTCAATGCCCCGAGTGGTAAAGATGTCACGAAGCACGATGGGGGAATTGGCGTGTTCCCCTTGGGGGAAGATGGCCAGCAGGGGAATGGAGCGGCTGTTCAACGCCCGAAGCAGTGCTTCCGCTTCGGGATCGTCTTCCGTCAGATCCACGCGAACGAACGTGGCATTGAATTCCTCGGCCCACCGCTGCAGCTGTTGATCCACAAGCACGGTTTGTTCCAGGAATTTACAGGTGGGACACCAGTCCGCCGTAAAATCCGCCACGATCAGTTCCCTGCCGAGTCGTTTTTGTAGGTCATCGGGGTGGAACTCCACCCAGGATTGAGTCGTGGGCCGGGGGATAGCCAGCCATGCCACGGCCACGACAGCAAGCAAGAGAGCGGACAGGCGCACCCAGAGCCGTTTGCTGCGGGAGGCGGCCGGGCCGCCCAAGCCCCAGAGCCAGGAGGCCAGTGCCGTACACCAAAGCAGAACCAGGGCGCCCGTAAGCGCTTCCTCGGGCAGGATGTTTACCAGATAGGCCACCGTGGCCAGGAGGAAAAAGCCGGCGCCGCGCTCCACATAGCCGGTCCAGGCGCCGGGTCTGGGAAAGTGGCGCGAAAGACCGGGAAACAGGGCCATGGTCAGATACGGCAGACTCATGCCCAGCCCCACGCAGAGAAACACGAGCATGACTTCATAAACGGGCCGCCACAAGGCCCAGCCCAACACGCCGCCAAGGAACGGCCCGCTGCAAGGAGTGGCGAGCAGAGTGGCCAGCACGCCGGTGAAGAAGGCCTGGGCTTCTGGACGGCTGGTTTTGGTGTCCAGCTTGAGATCTACGACAGGCAGGGTGAAGACGCCGAAGAGACTCAGGGCCAGGGCCAGAACCACGGCGGAAAGGATGGTCACCAGCAGGGGGCTTTGGAAAATTTCGCCCCAGGCCATTCCCGTTGCGGCCAGCAGGGCCGCCAAAAAAGCGAACCAGGAAAGCACGCCGAGGCTGAAATAGATATTGTGTTCGCGGAAAGCGCGTCGTTTGTCCGTTTCCTCCAGGCTGCCTCCGGCCAGCAGGCCCGAGAGCTTGAGGCTGACCACGGGCAGTACGCAGGGCATGAAATTGAGAATGAGTCCGGCCAACAGCCCCAGGGCCAGAGCCGTAATCAGACCTCCGACCTCCAGCGTGGGGGCCGCGGACCGAGGCGACAGGTTCCATCGGGTGGCGTCCGATTCCCGGATGGGGGATGCTGTCTGGTCTGTGGGTGGAGCGAACACCGGCATTGTTGTCGTTTGGTTTGGCCGCTGCGGTCCCAGTTGTCTTGCTGCCTCGTATTGTGGCCACCAGGGTTGTTCCTGGGCCTGTGGAAGCGTTGCGCCGTCGAGTTTTTCCATAGGGTAGACCATGTTGACCACGGTCTCCCTGCATTTGGTGTCCTGGCAGAGCGACAGACGCAGACGGATCTGGACGCGGTCCACGGAGTCCGTACCGCCTGGCAGCGGAAGAAACAATGGCGTGCTGCCGGGATAGACCCGCATGGTCCGCTGGGAATCGAAGGGATCCGGCTTGTCCTGCCCCGGTGGAAGATACGGCACGAGGGAGGTGTTCTCGGGCAGGGTTTGGGCCGTAATCTGCGGAGGGCGGCCAACAGGACCGGGGTGGTCACCGGCATAGGCGTACCAGCCGTCTTTCGGGGTCAGCGTCAGAACGATCAGGTGCGCTGGACCCGTACTTTCGTCGGCCGTGGAAAGGGCGTATGTGGCGAACGAGACCTGGAAGGGTTCATCCGGGGCCACATACTGGGCGTGTGCAGGGTGGAAGCAGGCCACGCCGAGAAGAAAAAATAGAATCGAAACAGCTTGTTTTTTCATATCTTTTTTATATTGTGAAAAAAAAGTGATTTTTAGTGTTGACAGTTCATGCC is drawn from Paucidesulfovibrio gracilis DSM 16080 and contains these coding sequences:
- a CDS encoding DUF6506 family protein; this translates as MSEPLKAAFIFIAPEGDPAEHRQWVKTKQIHLLAVAVSDYAQAEGVARQLVEDEGIGAIELCGGFGSAGTARVAASVDVPVGVVRFDQHPGLGNVSGDTLFS
- a CDS encoding PaaI family thioesterase, yielding MDITTHTTIDQTLCGTPVELEEGRSIVRLNTRMNMAADETGLVHGGFIFGLADYAAMLAVNHPNVVLGSAESRFLRPVRAGETVEAHAQSDPFNGRKHIVNVSVLRNGDTVFEGVFTCFVTDRHVLAGG
- a CDS encoding alpha-ketoacid dehydrogenase subunit beta; its protein translation is MSKKTYLQALNEALRQEMERDEKVFIIGEDVGQFGGCFGVTQGLYDSFGEGRVMDTPITESAIVGTAAGAAASGLRPVAELMFVDFIGVSLDQLFNQAAKMRFMFGGKATVPMTLRMPQGAGIGAAAQHSQSLEAWFMHMPGLKVAIPSTPYDAKGMLISAIRDDNPVVFLEHKLLYGVDGDVPDESYTVDLGKADIKREGTDVTIVATSLMVHTALAAAEKLQAEGISAEVVDPRCLQPLDKETILGSVKKTNALVVAHEAVGFAGPGAEIAAIVAEEALDYLDAPIKRVAAPFCPVPFSPPLEQAYIPGEDEIVAAVKALR
- a CDS encoding carboxymuconolactone decarboxylase family protein; translated protein: MNAAENASMTLAKMQQQAGEVFPNYLNFTKQISQFGPIDHKMQELIHVACSLMSQCEMCISLHVQGAASLGATKEEILQAAMLAISMGGSPKLMYMKYVFEEVEDLFD
- a CDS encoding iron-containing alcohol dehydrogenase, whose product is MLNFQFFMPTRLIFGPGSLAQLGDTAHLPKGEKAMIFIGASGAMVQNGYLARVQGLLAEQGVRSVVYDKVRPNPESAQVEEAAQTCRELGVDFLVGLGGGSTIDTAKAVALLATNPGSYWDYMQGGSGGKMETEHPGLPLVAIPTTAGTGTEADPWTVITKTGSQEKIGFGTDQTFPALSIVDPELMVSLSPRQTAYTGMDAFFHAVESYLNTRRSPMNDMLAMEAVNLIGLYLPDAVADGANMEARTALAWASTAAGICETIGGCISHHSLEHALSGFNPDLPHGAGLVLLAPHYFKRLGEMAPQRFSDLALALGDEEAQQRPEADGPALFLAQLVELIQSVGLADEKLTDYGFSEDQADALAQNAFENMGKLFPVTPAKMSHDDVAGIFRAAINA
- a CDS encoding ATP-NAD kinase family protein, which translates into the protein MSTAAILANPASGKDIRRLVAHGSVFDNQEKVRIVRRLILGLEQAGVDRILYMPDGYGIVPRALNAISPSIPVLPVEMPMRNTQQDTVVAAGIMETLGVDVMVVLGGDGTSRAVCKGTTRVPLMPLSTGTNNVFPFMVEATVAGLAAGLVASGRLPREMACRQSCIFDILLDGEPVDVALVDAAVYSDVFMASRAVWDMEKVPQLFLTRCRADAIGLSAVGGALRHIEPDTPHGLALDLSQDASMRVHATIAPGMLADVGVSMVRDMHPGDVFPVDLSPCIIAVDGEREVEVHRGQRASVRLRTDGPWVVSVSQAMELAREYGVFVENAKN
- a CDS encoding lipoate--protein ligase, coding for MRFIHNTNTDPAFNLACEEWLLKNSPDDVFMLWRNAPAVIVGRNQNTLSQIDEEFVRTRDIPVIRRLSGGGAVFHDLGNINFTFIDLKHSGSGLDFRRFTEPILDALRGMGVPCDFDGRNDLVINGQKFSGNAQHIHKNRVLHHGTLLFSAEITDLSGALRVDPEKYRDKAVKSVQKRVTNISSHLPEPMDVAQFLDRLMGHISSGTAQGGLELSEMEKLAVDSLADVKYRTWDWNFGYSPQYGMVRKTRTTGGLLEVHLDVKQGRIEQIRLFGDYFGSRNVGELEKRLQGCRHERTALRKLIASVPLADYLRDVQPEELLNCLF